CAGTTAGCAACCCTATTCGCAGCTGCATGGTTGGAAAAGCTAAGCTCCAGAAACTTCCCAAAAGATAATCCCTGAGCAGGTTCAGACATTACTACTCTACGAATTGCAGGTGGGAACCCCCTTAGACGAGGACACAGCAAGCACCTGTGCCACATCCAAATCCTTCCATCTCGTTCACCTGGTAAGAGAAACTCCGGAAACTTCTTAACAGATATCGTGAGGCTGCCCTGCCGATGAGTATAAGAATGAACATGTGCCTCTGAAGGCATCTCACACGAACTGCAGCGGTAActcttaacaaaagaaaaaatacttTACTCAGTCTCCAGTCATGGAGTTGGAGACGCAAGAAGAAGTAAAACAGAAGACCAAAAGCTGATATCGAGAAAATTACCTGAGCAAATAAATCGTCTCTTAGAAACCTTCCCAAGGTCTTGTCAAAGCTCCCATAGTATCTCATACGTAATAGATGAGCCCGTTCACAAACGGTTCCTTTCCAGACACTCCGGATTGATAATGAAACCAAGATGCTTCGATGGTCCGAAGGTGATGGAGGAAAATCTTCTTTGGTAGCTCCTGGCTCGTCAAGGTGATTACGGTCTTGCTGAAAAGATGTTGACTTAAATGTGGCTGTTTCATTTATATGGGGATCATTAGCTTCTTGTCCACCCAACAACTCAGCATTCTTAGCAACAGGATACCCACCAATTCCCTGGCAAATGTATAATGCAGAGGCATTGGTCTCCATAGGATCTCGAAATTCTGTCATATGTTTCACCTCATATGGGTGATATGCCTCATTTCGCAATGGACCCGAGACATAACTCGCCGGAGTAggtaacaatgaagaagaagagggataTGCCATTAAGCTGGGGGTTACCTCTGTGTATTGAGAAGTGGGGAACTTGGGCAAACCGGATGATTGGGCAAAAACCAAGCTTCTTTTGCAGAGAGGGGCTGGGGAGGTTATTTCAGATTGTGAGTCAATATTCGATGGAGATCCCTGAGGTTTGGATATGGTAGGAACAACCGCGAATCCAGGTACAGTAGATATTGACCTATCAATACTTGAAGGTTTATCGGGCAAGGCAATAGTTATGGGAGACTTCAGCGGAAGTTCTGGAAGAGAGGCACCttcatcagcaagaaaagaagtcTCCAATGCCAAGTGATATGCTGCAAAGACACTGTAATGGAGAACATGTTTAACTTTTTTCAGCTCATCGCCATTGGCGCCCTTTAGCAAGATCTGAAAATAGAATTTCCACTCGAATCATACACAGTTTTTAGTGAATAAAAGCTAACACATTTAAGAAATCCAAAAAGCATCATCCTAGAGGCATGAATGGGAAAATTGATGCACACGTAAACCTGATCAAAGGTATATATACCCTATCAATGATTCCAGTGCATGGGTATAGGCACTTAATGTGTTATGCTCAAGTTATGGATTGGATTGAAGTCTACAAAGACCCGGACAATATTCCGATAAATTAAGAAAAATTAACTGTAATGAGTTGCAGAACTTACAGTACAACCCAATGGTTTCGGGCACCCTTCAAAGAACATAAGCGTCTTCAACAATTTCTTTCCTCCCTGCCCAGCACTCCCATGTGCTTCAAGGAACTTCTCCACATGGAATGCTTCACAATAACCCGGCTTTTGAGTTGAAAGATGATCAACTGAAGGAACTATTTGTGCACCTGTGCAGCGTGCTATACGCTCTAACAAAGGCCTCTTGATATTGAGAACAAGAGATATGTCTTTTTCAAAGAGGTATTCTTGAGCGAAACGTGAAACTGATTTTTCCACCAATAAGACATTGGGATGATGAGCAACTATCTTTGCTACTGCCATCTTCAAATGATCTGTttcctatataaaaaaaaagtgagacaataagaacaaaaattcaAGGAAACAAAGAAAAACCCAGTCCATACCAATGAAATATGGATCTAAACATGTGTCTCGCTATCCAAATTCCAACACAGGTATGAATACATGCCCATATGACTAATCCATCACGaaatgttttgtttgattttaaattttatcttttaCATATACTGTTACATCATCTGGATTACACtaagatcaaacaaaataaaaactaactGAAAGAAAAAGATATTTAATAATGTAAAATCACAATCCAATAAGTGAAACTGATGAATGATAGCAAAACGCAAAGGGTAACAACCTGCTGCAGTAGAGTATCAAAACTTGATAAATGATTAGACACCCGTTGATACTCAAGAGCTCCGCCAAGGATAAGAAAACGGGGCTTCTCAATTTTTGAAGTCATCCGCCGGTTGGAAACATTTTTCTTGCAAACAActcctttaacaacaatactagaaGAAAGAAGGCAAAAGGTAATGTCAGTGTCAGACATTAAAACTGCaccaaaaaataaaacagaaaattATTCTCATTGTTACTTGTATAGCATATGGGCTCTTTTAAAAGTAAGATGCACGTATGCCCGCACATGACCATGAAACATGCTATCAAAATGAACTTAAATTGGAGATAGAAACATTGGATGAACTATGCTTCAATTTTTTTCTCATAAAAATTACCTCTCCGTTCGGCGCCCACAAGCCAAACACTTGATCTTAACATATCCACCAGGGTCCATTCCTCCACCCTCGCTTGTATCTGGCTTAAGGACTGTAGCAGCCTCCAATGACAAAGATGTAATTATTTCCAACCAACTTTCCTTGTCACCTTCCTCACCCACGGTTAGATTCTCAACCTGCAAGAGCTGAGACACCAAAGCCTTGAAATGCTTATCAACCTCATTCTTCATTGCTTTCTTGTGCTCCTCGGTTGACCGGTCCCGGCTACGGTATTCACCACTACCAAAGCTTCCATAAGAGCGCAGGGTTTTCCACTCCCCTGCAGCATCCTCATCGTCATCATCGCCAAACTCAACAGCCTCCCTGTCGTCCTCTAAATCTTCGGGTTCAGGAGGAAGCCAGAGCAGTCCATTGTTCTCAAAATCCAAAGGCTCAGCATCCACACCATCCACTAAAGCTGTGTCACACTCGTCACCATTATTCTGTCCCCCATTCTCTTCTCCATCAACCCTCCTGTCATCTTCCAACCCTTGACAATCCAAATCCCCGTTAACCAAAGAGCCTCTGGAGTCTTTCGTGATGTTATTTTCTTCATCAGAATGCAACTTATGTGGTCCATAAACACAATCAATCGCATTCTCTTCAAGTGGGCCATAATAGTCCTCACCCCGAGGAAAGTGTGTTGGTTCTGAATTGGATCTATAAACACCGTATCCATAAatgtcatcatcctcatcatcatcctcacTCCTGCCAAATATTGAACAAGTAGTAATTATTAGACTTGATTCGCATCCAAAATAGGAAACACCAAGTCGATGGTAAATAAATTAATGGATAATAAATAAACTAGACACGTTAGACAGCAAGTGAATAATTAATAATCGGGATATAAGGCCGCCCACCTGTTCATACAGTATTCAAATGGGTCAGGAGATGCATCGCGCGTGTGTTCCCCTGTAGGACCTGTGGTGGTACTTGTAGAAGCTGCTACATCGGCTGCTCTATCTGGCTTGTTATCTGGCGCCGCACCAAGATCTATCTGGGAAGACTGATCAATGCTGAGCCCAGAACCGTATGCCCCAAACTGGTAATTTCCAGCCGAGTACGGCACTGAACTAATAACACTAGAGTTGCTAATTCCAGTGGCACTAGACTTGGTGCTCGTGAAACTCGTAGTAGAAACCGTAGGGCTGAGACGACCCTGTTGCTTCCTAGACTGCGCATTCGTCCCATTATGCACCACAACGTTCGCTACTTCCTCTTCCCATTGCTTAAAGCAGTAACTACAAACCCGTATCCTGTCACAGTCGTCTCGGCTTGTCTTGTTGTTCGGAGCAGCAGATGGTACAGGGATTGAATTGGCAGTACACTTACCACAAAAGACCCTTCCACACAGCCTACAATGATGTCTACGGTTGATTATCGTGAACTGCGTATCACATTCGTAGCATACCCTGCAGCTATGGTCGGGCATCCAAAAATCCCTAGAGTAGTTTGCTGGCTCAGTGTTTCTCCTCGATATCCAAGATTTCACAAATTCAACTAGCTCAGCTAGCGTCTTATCAGTAGAATTTTCCATTAATAACAAATTTTGCCAGAAAAAACCCACTCATCTTCGAAAATGCTCATTTGTAAAAGAAACTTCACTCTAACACCTACGGAGCTAATGTATTATGTATCTGAACCCTAAGGAACAAACAACCGTTCTGAACCGAATCTCCAAACCCTAACACAGTCTTTTAAGAATCGAAACTAAACATAACCACCACCAACACTAGCAGAAGCAGCTGCACAACAACCTGCAGAATGCCAATAGTTTGAAACAAACGACGATCAATTAAAGTGATTATAGGGTTTGTTTTGTAAAATTGATACTTCTTTGGTAACAAAATAACGTATATAATCATCAGAAATGGAATTTCACACTAAAATCGTTAAAAAGCAAGGGGAGAAATCAAGAAATCACCAGATATGGAAAGGAAATCTTACGAAAAACCTAAATCAAGAATTCCTCTATCAATCTATCTATGCATGAACCAATAGATTTGATTTGGTTGACATTGAATTCATGAATCAAAACTGA
This genomic interval from Papaver somniferum cultivar HN1 unplaced genomic scaffold, ASM357369v1 unplaced-scaffold_107, whole genome shotgun sequence contains the following:
- the LOC113328186 gene encoding 1-phosphatidylinositol-3-phosphate 5-kinase FAB1B-like isoform X2, producing MENSTDKTLAELVEFVKSWISRRNTEPANYSRDFWMPDHSCRVCYECDTQFTIINRRHHCRLCGRVFCGKCTANSIPVPSAAPNNKTSRDDCDRIRVCSYCFKQWEEEVANVVVHNGTNAQSRKQQGRLSPTVSTTSFTSTKSSATGISNSSVISSVPYSAGNYQFGAYGSGLSIDQSSQIDLGAAPDNKPDRAADVAASTSTTTGPTGEHTRDASPDPFEYCMNRSEDDDEDDDIYGYGVYRSNSEPTHFPRGEDYYGPLEENAIDCVYGPHKLHSDEENNITKDSRGSLVNGDLDCQGLEDDRRVDGEENGGQNNGDECDTALVDGVDAEPLDFENNGLLWLPPEPEDLEDDREAVEFGDDDDEDAAGEWKTLRSYGSFGSGEYRSRDRSTEEHKKAMKNEVDKHFKALVSQLLQVENLTVGEEGDKESWLEIITSLSLEAATVLKPDTSEGGGMDPGGYVKIKCLACGRRTESIVVKGVVCKKNVSNRRMTSKIEKPRFLILGGALEYQRVSNHLSSFDTLLQQETDHLKMAVAKIVAHHPNVLLVEKSVSRFAQEYLFEKDISLVLNIKRPLLERIARCTGAQIVPSVDHLSTQKPGYCEAFHVEKFLEAHGSAGQGGKKLLKTLMFFEGCPKPLGCTILLKGANGDELKKVKHVLHYSVFAAYHLALETSFLADEGASLPELPLKSPITIALPDKPSSIDRSISTVPGFAVVPTISKPQGSPSNIDSQSEITSPAPLCKRSLVFAQSSGLPKFPTSQYTEGIGGYPVAKNAELLGGQEANDPHINETATFKSTSFQQDRNHLDEPGATKEDFPPSPSDHRSILVSLSIRSVWKGTVCERAHLLRMRYYGSFDKTLGRFLRDDLFAQSYRCSSCEMPSEAHVHSYTHRQGSLTISVKKFPEFLLPGERDGRIWMWHRCLLCPRLRGFPPAIRRVVMSEPAQGLSFGKFLELSFSNHAAANRVANCGHSLHRDCLRFYGLGNMVACFRYASINVHSVYLPPSKLDFSYGNPEWLQKEVNQVVDRAELLFTEVLNALRQIAIKRIGTLSVKVAESRRHIGDLEELLQKEKVEFEESLQKVINRGVRKGEITTDILEINRLRVQLLFHSYVWDQRLIRAAKSYNSSLQEGLNSSIQKCTEESLSTIEKLVSTNSTSKQGDSMLTDVICDKNSKLEVSGEQVNSLPNDNTTGPHLSSSLSLKTPADPLETGIHVRRAISEGQFPIVANLDAAWTGENMPGSMILDVNSSAHTEVAADSLTKGETDMERLKLEKSFEGLGVAEVTESHRPVLPMKVADNSDENTGWIGMPFLNLYRSYNKSSSENNNTSKLEPLNDYNPVYVSSFYELERQGGSRFILPIGANETVVPIYDEEATSIIAHALVSKDYYVQMSDEWERPKDGAESSVLLPLYDSLNLQSPFQSFEETASESLRSLGTMDSSILSMSGSRSSMISDPLVYTKASHVRVTFSDDSPLGRVKYAVTCYYAKGFEALRRTCCPSELDFVRSLSRCSDWNAQGGKSNAYFAKSLDDRFIIKGLTKTELESFIKFAPEYFKYLSESIGTRSPTCLAKILGVYQVTTKHLKGGKEQKMDVLVMENLLFKRTVTRLYDLKGSSRSRYNPDASGKNKVLLDQNLIEAMPTSPIFLGNKAKRLLERAVWNDTSFLASIDVMDYSLLVGVDEEKNELVLGIIDFIRQYTWDKHLETWVKASGFLGGSKNESPTVISPKQYKKRFRKAMSTYFLMVPDQWSPPTIIPSSSQSDLESLHGAGTSHD
- the LOC113328186 gene encoding 1-phosphatidylinositol-3-phosphate 5-kinase FAB1B-like isoform X1 yields the protein MENSTDKTLAELVEFVKSWISRRNTEPANYSRDFWMPDHSCRVCYECDTQFTIINRRHHCRLCGRVFCGKCTANSIPVPSAAPNNKTSRDDCDRIRVCSYCFKQWEEEVANVVVHNGTNAQSRKQQGRLSPTVSTTSFTSTKSSATGISNSSVISSVPYSAGNYQFGAYGSGLSIDQSSQIDLGAAPDNKPDRAADVAASTSTTTGPTGEHTRDASPDPFEYCMNRSEDDDEDDDIYGYGVYRSNSEPTHFPRGEDYYGPLEENAIDCVYGPHKLHSDEENNITKDSRGSLVNGDLDCQGLEDDRRVDGEENGGQNNGDECDTALVDGVDAEPLDFENNGLLWLPPEPEDLEDDREAVEFGDDDDEDAAGEWKTLRSYGSFGSGEYRSRDRSTEEHKKAMKNEVDKHFKALVSQLLQVENLTVGEEGDKESWLEIITSLSLEAATVLKPDTSEGGGMDPGGYVKIKCLACGRRTESIVVKGVVCKKNVSNRRMTSKIEKPRFLILGGALEYQRVSNHLSSFDTLLQQETDHLKMAVAKIVAHHPNVLLVEKSVSRFAQEYLFEKDISLVLNIKRPLLERIARCTGAQIVPSVDHLSTQKPGYCEAFHVEKFLEAHGSAGQGGKKLLKTLMFFEGCPKPLGCTILLKGANGDELKKVKHVLHYSVFAAYHLALETSFLADEGASLPELPLKSPITIALPDKPSSIDRSISTVPGFAVVPTISKPQGSPSNIDSQSEITSPAPLCKRSLVFAQSSGLPKFPTSQYTEVTPSLMAYPSSSSLLPTPASYVSGPLRNEAYHPYEVKHMTEFRDPMETNASALYICQGIGGYPVAKNAELLGGQEANDPHINETATFKSTSFQQDRNHLDEPGATKEDFPPSPSDHRSILVSLSIRSVWKGTVCERAHLLRMRYYGSFDKTLGRFLRDDLFAQSYRCSSCEMPSEAHVHSYTHRQGSLTISVKKFPEFLLPGERDGRIWMWHRCLLCPRLRGFPPAIRRVVMSEPAQGLSFGKFLELSFSNHAAANRVANCGHSLHRDCLRFYGLGNMVACFRYASINVHSVYLPPSKLDFSYGNPEWLQKEVNQVVDRAELLFTEVLNALRQIAIKRIGTLSVKVAESRRHIGDLEELLQKEKVEFEESLQKVINRGVRKGEITTDILEINRLRVQLLFHSYVWDQRLIRAAKSYNSSLQEGLNSSIQKCTEESLSTIEKLVSTNSTSKQGDSMLTDVICDKNSKLEVSGEQVNSLPNDNTTGPHLSSSLSLKTPADPLETGIHVRRAISEGQFPIVANLDAAWTGENMPGSMILDVNSSAHTEVAADSLTKGETDMERLKLEKSFEGLGVAEVTESHRPVLPMKVADNSDENTGWIGMPFLNLYRSYNKSSSENNNTSKLEPLNDYNPVYVSSFYELERQGGSRFILPIGANETVVPIYDEEATSIIAHALVSKDYYVQMSDEWERPKDGAESSVLLPLYDSLNLQSPFQSFEETASESLRSLGTMDSSILSMSGSRSSMISDPLVYTKASHVRVTFSDDSPLGRVKYAVTCYYAKGFEALRRTCCPSELDFVRSLSRCSDWNAQGGKSNAYFAKSLDDRFIIKGLTKTELESFIKFAPEYFKYLSESIGTRSPTCLAKILGVYQVTTKHLKGGKEQKMDVLVMENLLFKRTVTRLYDLKGSSRSRYNPDASGKNKVLLDQNLIEAMPTSPIFLGNKAKRLLERAVWNDTSFLASIDVMDYSLLVGVDEEKNELVLGIIDFIRQYTWDKHLETWVKASGFLGGSKNESPTVISPKQYKKRFRKAMSTYFLMVPDQWSPPTIIPSSSQSDLESLHGAGTSHD